A window of Stenotrophomonas indicatrix genomic DNA:
CGACCACGTCCGCAGCGCGCTTCGAGGATTCGATGGTGACCACCGCCTTCGAGCTGCCCGGCTACCGCATCGCGCGCAACCTGGGCGTGGTACGCGGCATCACCGTGCGCTCGCGCTCGATCGTGGGCAACTTCCTTGGCGGCATCCAGACGATCTTCGGCGGCAACATCACCATCTACACCGAGCTGTGCGAGCAGGCGCGCGAGGAAACCTATCGTGACATGGTCAAGCATGCGCGGCAGCTGGGTGCCAACGCGGTCATCGGCATGCGCTACGACGCCACCGATGTGATGACCGGCCTGACCGAAGTGCTGTGCTATGGCACGGCGGTGGTGGTCGAGCCGCTGCGTTGAATCCGATGTTCCGCCGGGCATGGCCCGGCGCTACGGTCACGGTCACGCCACCGGCGGGACGTCGGGCACTTCCACCTGCTGCACCGGCAACGTCACCATCATCACCGTCGGGTCGTCCGGGTCCAGCCGGGTCTTGAAGCCCAGGCTCTGGCACATCGCCAGCATGGTGCTGTTCTCGCGCAGCACCTGGCCTTCCACCACATCCAGGCCCAGCCACTTGGCGTACTCGATCATGATCGCCATCAGGCGCCAGCCGATGCCGTGTCCCTTCAGATCCGAACGGATCAGGATGCCGTACTCGCCACGGTGGTAATCCGCATCGGCATGCAGTCGCACCGCGCCGAGCATTTCGCCGCTGCGCGGTTCGAGCGCCACCAATGCGATCGAGCGGGCGTAGTCCAGCTGGGTCAGGCGGGCGATGAACTCGTGGCTGAAATGCTTCACCGACTGGAAGAAACGCAGACGCAGATCCTCGTCGCTGACACGCGCGAAGAACGCACGGAACAGCGCGTCATCTTCCGGCCGCACCGGGCGCACGAACGCGCGACCGCCATCGGACAGCTCGATGGTGCGCTCCCATTCCTTCGGATACGGGAACACGGCGAAGCGTGGATGGCCACGGCCCTTGTGCAGGATGCGCGACGGCGCAACCGCAACGCGCGCGTCCAGCGCGAGGATGCCCTTGCTGTCCACCAGCAGGGGATTGATGTCCAGCGTGCGCACTTCGGGAATGTCCGCCGCCAGCTGCGCCAGTTTGACCAGCGCCAGTGCCAGTGCGCGCTCGTCGGCGGCGGGCACGTCGCCATAGGCTTTGAGAATGCGCGAAGCCCGCGTCTGGCCGATCAGCTCGTGGGCCAGGCGCAGGTCCAGCGGCGGCAGCGCCAGTGCCTTGTCGTTGATCACTTCCACCGCCGTGCCACCGCGCCCGACCACGATCACCGGTCCAAACGTGGCGTCGTCGGCGATGCCGACGATGATCTCGCGCGCCTTCGGGCGGACGATGGTCGGTTGCACCAGCAGGCCGTCGATGCGCGCGTCCGGCCGCAGCTGGCGTGCACGGGCAAGGATCGCCTTGGCCGCGCTCTGCACCGCCGGCAGCGTCGCCAGATTCAGGCGCACGCCATCCACTTCGGATTTGTGCGGAATATCGGGCGACAGGATCTTCAGCGCGACCGTCGCGCCACGCTCCAGCAAGGGTTGCGCCAGGTCCATCGCCTCGTGCGCATCGCGCGCATGCATCACCGGTGCAGAGGGGATGCCGTAGGCCTTCAGCAGTTCATGGGTGGCCAACGGGTCCAGCCAGCCTTGGCCATTGGCCAGCGCGGCTTCGACCAGCGCGCGCGCACGCGCGGTATCCACGCTGAAATCCTGCGGCAGGCTCGGCGGCGTTTCCATCAACGCACTCTGTGCCTCCCGGTAACGCACCAGATGCTGGAAGCCGCGCACGGCCTCCGCTTCGGTGGGATAGGTCGGCACGCGTGCGGCATTGAGGGTGGCAGTGGCCTGGTCGTCGTTGCCCAGCCACACCGCGAATACCGGCTTGTCGCGGTGGTGGCGCGGGCGCAGGCCGAGCGTACGGGTCAGCGCCTGCGCCGCATCGGCCGACGAGGTGAACGCGGTAGGCACGTTGACCACCAGCACCGCATCGTTCTCGCTGTCGGCCAGCAACGCTTCGATGGCAGTGGCATAGCGATCACCATCGGCGTCGACCACGATGTCGACCGGGTTGCTGCGCGTCCAGCCCTGCGGCAGTACCGCATCCAGCTTCTGCACGGTGCTGTCGGACAGTTGCGCCAGCGTGCCCTGCAGGGCGATCAGCTGGTCCACCGCCAGGTGGCCGACGCCACCG
This region includes:
- a CDS encoding YbjQ family protein; the encoded protein is MADPYNSGAPTTSAARFEDSMVTTAFELPGYRIARNLGVVRGITVRSRSIVGNFLGGIQTIFGGNITIYTELCEQAREETYRDMVKHARQLGANAVIGMRYDATDVMTGLTEVLCYGTAVVVEPLR
- a CDS encoding bifunctional acetate--CoA ligase family protein/GNAT family N-acetyltransferase; its protein translation is MSTYHLQSVFRPQSVAVIGGSPRERSAGRAVMRNLRGTGFPGKVAWINPRHAEIDGIRTVKRLKDLDWVPELVVITAPAAIVPQVVRTAAERGVQAAIILTAHLGEGPGSPWAQVEAAARAHGLRILGPHCLGVIAPHARLNASIAAHFPQAGDLALISESSAIAAALVEWGVARSVGFSAVVSLGDTMDVDFGDLLDYFATDYRTRAILLYVEQIKDARKFMSAARAAARAKPVVVVKSGRAERVQPGSADTHVQALARADDVYGAAFNRAGLLRVSALDELFTAAESLGRLGTFPGRRLAILSNGGGVGHLAVDQLIALQGTLAQLSDSTVQKLDAVLPQGWTRSNPVDIVVDADGDRYATAIEALLADSENDAVLVVNVPTAFTSSADAAQALTRTLGLRPRHHRDKPVFAVWLGNDDQATATLNAARVPTYPTEAEAVRGFQHLVRYREAQSALMETPPSLPQDFSVDTARARALVEAALANGQGWLDPLATHELLKAYGIPSAPVMHARDAHEAMDLAQPLLERGATVALKILSPDIPHKSEVDGVRLNLATLPAVQSAAKAILARARQLRPDARIDGLLVQPTIVRPKAREIIVGIADDATFGPVIVVGRGGTAVEVINDKALALPPLDLRLAHELIGQTRASRILKAYGDVPAADERALALALVKLAQLAADIPEVRTLDINPLLVDSKGILALDARVAVAPSRILHKGRGHPRFAVFPYPKEWERTIELSDGGRAFVRPVRPEDDALFRAFFARVSDEDLRLRFFQSVKHFSHEFIARLTQLDYARSIALVALEPRSGEMLGAVRLHADADYHRGEYGILIRSDLKGHGIGWRLMAIMIEYAKWLGLDVVEGQVLRENSTMLAMCQSLGFKTRLDPDDPTVMMVTLPVQQVEVPDVPPVA